One genomic window of Streptomyces sp. NBC_01498 includes the following:
- a CDS encoding ABC transporter permease codes for MTEQLTRPTGPGDPAPAPPRGSRLPRLTVGGRDITAEAATVVLLVVLTVVAGTTTEAFLTEGNLTNLLKQMVTTGLLAYGMLAVILTGGIDLSVGSVVAFSGIVAAGLSAGLPVPVAMAVGVASGIGFGLLNGVLVARFQLAPFVVTLAALTTIRGLAFVYSETPVAPEKPGFFELGSAVVGPLPVSTLIMLAVFLVGGVFLSRTPSGRSLVAIGGSAETVRLAGIGVRRHLVLAYTISGACAGLAGVILASRVGIAQPSVGTAFELDAIAACVIGGASLAGGKGSVRATFAGVLVLALINNLLNLYDVQSFWQQVLKGLIIVAVILVQRTGRFRTAAVPAPQPGKASPS; via the coding sequence ATGACCGAACAGCTCACCCGCCCCACCGGGCCCGGCGACCCCGCCCCGGCCCCGCCGCGCGGCTCGCGGCTGCCCCGGCTCACCGTCGGCGGACGCGACATCACCGCCGAGGCGGCGACGGTGGTCCTGCTCGTCGTGCTCACCGTGGTCGCGGGCACCACCACCGAGGCGTTCCTCACCGAGGGCAACCTCACCAACCTGCTCAAGCAGATGGTCACCACCGGCCTGCTCGCCTACGGGATGCTCGCCGTCATCCTCACCGGCGGCATCGACCTCTCCGTCGGCTCGGTCGTCGCGTTCTCCGGCATCGTCGCCGCCGGACTCTCCGCCGGGCTGCCCGTCCCCGTCGCCATGGCCGTCGGCGTCGCCTCCGGCATCGGCTTCGGACTGCTCAACGGCGTCCTGGTGGCCCGCTTCCAACTCGCGCCGTTCGTCGTGACACTGGCCGCGCTCACCACCATCAGAGGTCTCGCCTTCGTCTACTCGGAGACCCCCGTCGCACCGGAGAAGCCCGGCTTCTTCGAACTCGGCTCCGCCGTGGTCGGCCCACTGCCCGTCTCCACCCTGATCATGCTGGCGGTCTTCCTGGTCGGCGGCGTCTTCCTCAGCCGCACCCCGTCCGGCCGCTCCCTGGTCGCGATCGGCGGCAGCGCGGAGACCGTACGCCTCGCGGGCATCGGCGTCCGGCGCCATCTCGTCCTCGCGTACACGATTTCCGGCGCCTGCGCGGGACTCGCCGGGGTCATCCTCGCCAGCCGGGTCGGCATCGCCCAGCCCAGCGTCGGCACCGCGTTCGAACTCGACGCCATCGCCGCCTGTGTCATCGGCGGCGCCAGCCTGGCCGGCGGCAAGGGCTCCGTGCGGGCCACCTTCGCCGGCGTCCTCGTCCTCGCACTCATCAACAACCTGCTCAACCTCTACGACGTGCAGAGCTTCTGGCAGCAGGTGCTCAAGGGCCTGATCATCGTCGCCGTCATCCTCGTCCAGCGCACCGGCCGATTCCGCACGGCGGCCGTGCCCGCACCGCAACCCGGAAAGGCAAGCCCCTCATGA
- a CDS encoding sugar ABC transporter substrate-binding protein yields the protein MITKRATGVLVAAVLTAALTGCSSDSGSGGEGDGPYTVGVANFTLGGPYFNGMDKAVKARAKTKDVEILSTDAGGDAAKLASNVEDLISKDVDAVIISGGPLESAPAVLNSLKAAGKPAVLVDRKFRTGEYASWVGPDNEAIGKQNGEFLAERLPDGGKVALIKGGPADNSIGKARTDGVKGALEAASGIELVEAPDYGNWSSDGGLTVMESLLAAHDDIDAVFCENDAMCLGAQRAVKDAGRSKIVLAGVDGQNEALKAILDGTNYLVTGLNDADVIGSLGLDRTVEILDGGKPEKDTVVPSPRVTKENAEKYYDPKGIF from the coding sequence ATGATCACGAAACGAGCGACCGGTGTGCTGGTGGCCGCAGTCCTCACCGCGGCCCTGACCGGCTGTTCCTCCGACTCCGGGAGCGGCGGCGAGGGCGACGGCCCGTACACCGTCGGCGTCGCCAACTTCACCCTCGGCGGCCCCTACTTCAACGGCATGGACAAGGCCGTCAAGGCCCGTGCCAAGACGAAGGACGTCGAGATCCTCAGCACGGACGCGGGCGGCGACGCCGCCAAACTCGCCTCCAACGTCGAGGACCTGATCAGCAAGGACGTCGACGCCGTCATCATCTCCGGCGGACCGCTGGAGTCGGCGCCCGCCGTCCTCAACTCCCTGAAGGCGGCGGGCAAACCCGCCGTCCTGGTCGACCGGAAGTTCCGGACGGGCGAGTACGCGAGCTGGGTCGGCCCCGACAACGAGGCGATCGGCAAGCAGAACGGCGAGTTCCTCGCCGAGCGACTCCCCGACGGCGGGAAGGTCGCGCTGATCAAGGGCGGCCCCGCCGACAACAGCATCGGCAAGGCCCGCACCGACGGCGTCAAGGGCGCGCTCGAAGCCGCGTCCGGCATCGAACTGGTCGAGGCGCCCGACTACGGCAACTGGAGCTCCGACGGCGGACTCACCGTCATGGAGAGCCTGCTCGCCGCCCACGACGACATCGACGCCGTCTTCTGCGAGAACGACGCCATGTGCCTGGGCGCGCAGCGCGCCGTCAAGGACGCCGGCCGCTCCAAGATCGTACTGGCGGGCGTCGACGGCCAGAACGAGGCGCTGAAAGCCATCCTCGACGGGACCAACTACCTGGTCACCGGCCTGAACGACGCCGACGTGATCGGAAGTCTCGGCCTGGACAGGACCGTGGAGATCCTCGACGGCGGGAAGCCGGAGAAGGACACGGTCGTGCCCTCGCCGCGCGTCACCAAGGAGAACGCGGAGAAGTACTACGACCCGAAGGGCATCTTCTGA
- a CDS encoding mucin-5B, whose product MSRTLTHSPPPGRSGRTRSLPRTKRAYALTALLCGALVVPLSLGSASAAPDDGAGAAAADRPGKAPKAPKAPAWRLLHSENFAKKLDPAGAPWTRETYSKPFDTIMEDNGKWYPNDYGPAWNTAFTSFDTYRKEFKVGDGGWLTASLSARDWNKDGRIEKAPSVTNGRAGGSTVARLTVPDHTGGAIFRPTQSLPDQYRVEYKLKTLDFGGKRNGTIDYDNRTNGYSKDGCKTQHPWGEGSDSPGWEGDASAPYCEWQDVRAGRYGYNGFHYLSIVDFADPAPRNNHFWHYRRKVLMDSFAQHPDRVGSGTGGRICNSADNTYYNYRDSSFNTVNMWISGLPNWNPGRGGLAGNSQWFMTSCSNGVAEQQLSSAAELQPELMPNQDYTFAIERDSTGYTLEASGNFARAGQRTLRFHRPFIVGNDPIWHYNVKPGEYDGRYNNTLTQNDYNGSASWPDQWPSGSAYPDSFVIGDLYTNVYEGSASLTDIKMFVPRTRK is encoded by the coding sequence ATGAGCCGCACCCTCACGCACTCCCCGCCACCCGGCCGGTCCGGCCGTACCCGCTCCCTGCCCCGGACGAAGCGCGCGTACGCCCTGACGGCCCTGCTCTGCGGCGCCCTCGTCGTCCCGCTCTCGCTCGGCTCCGCCAGCGCGGCCCCGGACGACGGCGCCGGAGCGGCGGCGGCCGATCGCCCCGGCAAGGCTCCGAAAGCGCCCAAGGCACCGGCCTGGCGGCTGCTGCACTCGGAGAACTTCGCGAAGAAGCTGGACCCGGCGGGCGCGCCCTGGACCCGTGAGACGTACAGCAAGCCGTTCGACACCATCATGGAGGACAACGGCAAGTGGTACCCGAACGACTACGGGCCCGCCTGGAACACCGCGTTCACCTCCTTCGACACCTACCGCAAGGAGTTCAAGGTCGGTGACGGCGGATGGCTCACCGCCTCGCTCTCCGCGCGCGACTGGAACAAGGACGGACGCATCGAGAAGGCCCCGTCCGTCACCAACGGGCGGGCGGGCGGCAGCACCGTCGCCCGGCTCACCGTTCCCGACCACACCGGCGGTGCCATCTTCCGGCCCACGCAGTCCCTGCCGGACCAGTACCGCGTCGAGTACAAGCTCAAGACGCTCGACTTCGGCGGAAAGCGCAACGGCACCATCGACTACGACAACCGCACGAACGGCTACAGCAAGGACGGCTGCAAGACCCAGCACCCGTGGGGCGAGGGCTCCGACAGCCCCGGCTGGGAGGGTGACGCGTCCGCGCCGTACTGCGAGTGGCAGGACGTACGGGCCGGCCGCTACGGGTACAACGGCTTCCACTATCTGTCGATCGTGGACTTTGCCGACCCCGCGCCCCGCAACAACCACTTCTGGCACTACCGCCGCAAGGTCCTCATGGACTCCTTCGCCCAGCACCCCGACCGGGTCGGCTCGGGCACCGGCGGCCGGATCTGCAACTCCGCCGACAACACGTACTACAACTACCGCGACAGCAGCTTCAACACCGTCAACATGTGGATCAGCGGACTGCCCAACTGGAACCCCGGCAGAGGCGGTCTCGCGGGCAACTCGCAGTGGTTCATGACCAGTTGCTCGAACGGCGTGGCCGAGCAGCAGCTGTCGTCCGCCGCCGAGCTCCAGCCGGAGCTGATGCCCAACCAGGACTACACCTTCGCGATCGAACGCGACTCCACCGGCTACACGCTGGAGGCCAGCGGCAACTTCGCCCGCGCCGGACAGCGAACCCTCCGCTTCCACCGCCCGTTCATCGTGGGCAACGACCCGATCTGGCACTACAACGTCAAGCCGGGCGAGTACGACGGGCGTTACAACAACACGCTCACGCAGAACGACTACAACGGCAGCGCCAGCTGGCCCGACCAGTGGCCCTCCGGCTCCGCCTACCCGGACTCCTTCGTCATCGGGGACCTCTACACCAACGTCTACGAGGGCAGCGCGAGCCTGACCGACATCAAGATGTTCGTCCCCAGGACCAGGAAGTAG
- a CDS encoding NAD(P)/FAD-dependent oxidoreductase produces MNGTPEAPPGRRERAVDVLVVGAGPAGLALASRLAAEDGVGVEVVEREDEPGGAPRHCRHSGFGLRDLRRPTTGPAYARHWADTALRAGATLRTGVTVTGWSDGPDPDRPALDVTSAAGLERITARAVVLATGARERPRSARLVPGTRPAGVFTTGELQRTVALGRGPVGRRAVVVGAEAVSYSAVRALRRNGVEVVAVVTELPYPQVSPATALDARLRHGAPLVVGARVDELLGRGRLSGVVLRRHDGRSRTLDCDTVVFTGDWIPDHELARRGGVALDPGTRGPAVDGSFRTNRPGVFAVGNVLHGIEPAATAAREGLLAAGPVLRALAGGGHPGEPVPVRVEAPLLWVAPNRIDLADPGVATGGFVLRTGSRLVPWSSLVVVRGGRVLHRQRLVGGAVPNRTLRLSAAWTAGVGAGTGPDEGPVRISVVR; encoded by the coding sequence GTGAACGGCACCCCGGAAGCCCCGCCCGGCCGGCGGGAGCGCGCCGTCGACGTCCTGGTGGTCGGTGCGGGCCCGGCCGGTCTGGCGCTGGCGTCCCGGCTGGCCGCCGAGGACGGCGTCGGTGTCGAGGTCGTGGAGCGCGAGGACGAACCGGGCGGGGCGCCCCGGCACTGCCGCCACTCCGGTTTCGGTCTGCGGGATCTGCGCCGTCCGACGACGGGCCCCGCGTACGCCCGCCACTGGGCGGACACGGCACTCCGGGCGGGGGCGACGCTGCGTACGGGGGTGACGGTCACCGGGTGGAGCGATGGCCCGGACCCGGACCGGCCCGCCCTGGACGTCACGAGTGCGGCCGGTCTTGAGCGGATCACGGCCCGCGCCGTGGTCCTGGCCACCGGGGCGCGCGAGCGGCCCCGCAGCGCGCGCCTGGTGCCGGGCACCCGGCCCGCCGGGGTGTTCACCACGGGCGAGCTTCAGCGGACGGTGGCGCTCGGGCGCGGTCCCGTCGGGCGGCGTGCCGTCGTGGTGGGCGCCGAGGCGGTCAGTTATTCGGCGGTACGGGCGCTGCGGAGGAACGGTGTGGAGGTGGTGGCCGTGGTCACGGAGCTGCCGTATCCCCAGGTCTCCCCCGCCACGGCGCTCGACGCCCGGCTCCGGCATGGTGCGCCGCTGGTCGTCGGCGCGCGGGTGGACGAACTGCTGGGCCGGGGGCGGCTGTCGGGGGTGGTGCTGCGACGCCACGACGGCCGGAGCCGGACCCTCGACTGCGACACGGTGGTGTTCACCGGCGACTGGATTCCCGACCACGAGCTGGCCCGCCGGGGCGGTGTCGCCCTGGACCCCGGCACGCGCGGCCCGGCCGTCGACGGCTCGTTCCGCACGAACCGCCCGGGGGTCTTCGCGGTCGGCAATGTGCTGCACGGGATCGAGCCGGCGGCTACGGCCGCACGGGAGGGGCTGCTCGCCGCCGGGCCGGTGCTGCGCGCGCTGGCGGGCGGCGGGCATCCGGGCGAGCCGGTGCCGGTGCGGGTGGAGGCGCCCCTGCTGTGGGTCGCGCCGAACCGGATCGACCTCGCGGACCCGGGTGTCGCGACGGGCGGCTTCGTCCTCCGTACGGGGAGCAGGCTCGTCCCGTGGTCGTCGCTGGTCGTCGTACGGGGCGGGCGGGTGCTGCACCGGCAGCGGCTGGTGGGGGGCGCGGTGCCGAACCGGACGCTGCGGCTGTCCGCCGCCTGGACGGCGGGGGTCGGGGCCGGGACCGGCCCGGACGAGGGACCCGTACGGATCTCCGTGGTGCGCTGA